The region CGCCACATCGAAAAACATATTATCAGATTCCAAATCTCTGTGTTATAAATGGCGTTTCGGTAACATTCATTATACAAAAGCAGGTACCGGAAAACCACTTTTACTTATTCATGATTTGACAACCTGTTCCAGCGGATACGAATGGAATCAGATGATAAGTCATTTAAAGGAACAATATACCGTATACACGGTGGATCTGCTGGGATGCGGACGATCTGAAAAACCGGATCTGACCTATACCAATTATCTCTATGTTCAAATGATATCAGATTTTATTAAGTCGGAAATAGGACATCGAACCAATGTGATCGCATCAGGATCATCTTCCGCCCTGGTTGTCATGGCCTGCAATCAATCTCCGGAACTTTTTGATCAAATGATGCTGATCAACCCTGACACATTACTTGCATGCAGCCAGATTCCAAATAAACATGGAAAAGTCTACAAGTTTATTTTGGACTTACCTGTATTGGGAACACTGCTCTACCATATTGCTACCAGCAAACAGGCAATTATGGAAGAATTTGCTACTAATTATTACTACAATCCATATTCTGTAAAAACCTCTCTGGTGGATGCATACTATGAATCAGCCCATTTAGGAGATTCCCCTAAATCTTTATATGCCAGTGTAAAATGCAATTATACCAAGTGTAACATAGTAAATGCTCTAAAGAAAATCAACAACAGCATTTACATCATTGGGGGATGTGAAATAGAAAACATCAGTGAAATGATTCGTGAATATCAGATTTACAATCCAGCCATAGAAAGTTCCCTGATCAGTAATTCCAAATTACTTCCTCAATTAGAAAATCCTTCTGAACTATATC is a window of [Clostridium] saccharolyticum WM1 DNA encoding:
- a CDS encoding alpha/beta fold hydrolase, with translation MKTKNKLLTLLILSASTAAATAVINKCIKYSATSKNILSDSKSLCYKWRFGNIHYTKAGTGKPLLLIHDLTTCSSGYEWNQMISHLKEQYTVYTVDLLGCGRSEKPDLTYTNYLYVQMISDFIKSEIGHRTNVIASGSSSALVVMACNQSPELFDQMMLINPDTLLACSQIPNKHGKVYKFILDLPVLGTLLYHIATSKQAIMEEFATNYYYNPYSVKTSLVDAYYESAHLGDSPKSLYASVKCNYTKCNIVNALKKINNSIYIIGGCEIENISEMIREYQIYNPAIESSLISNSKLLPQLENPSELYHVIQMFFV